The window CTCGAATGCGACAGAACGGCGAAGACGTGACCAAGCCAGCACTCTCAGATGTCGAGCTCGTGCACGTGCCCGGTCATGGCTCACTCGAGGCCTTTAATACCAACGGTCTGCGCTCCCTGCTTCGGACGTCCAAGACTCCAAACATGGTCGAGAAGACGCTGCGCTACCCGGGTCACGCCGTCCGCATCCGGATCCTGCGCGAAGCGGGCTTCTTCTCCGACAAGGAAATCCAGGCCGCCTCAGGCTTGGTAGTTCCGCGCGACGTCACGGAGGCGCTCCTCTTTGACGCCTGGACCTTTGCGGAAGGCGAAGAGGACATGACGGTCATGAGGATCGTGGTTGAAGGAACCAAGGATGGCTCGAGGGTCCGCCACACATGGGATCTGATCGACCACTACAACGTCACGACCGAAACGATGTCGATAGCCCGTACGACCGGCTACACCTGCACAGCCATAGTCCGCCTGATCGCCGGGGGCTTATGGACGGAGCCCGGACTGGTGCCCCCGGAAGTCGTGGGAGCGAACAGTGACTGTTTTAGCGCTGTCCGTACGCACCTGAAAAAGCGGGGCGTGCTCGTCGACTCCAAGACAGAAGAGCTCAGCTAGCTCGCTGATGGTTCCCGCGATCTACCCCACACGTGTTCCGGCGCTGGTCACCGGGACCGGGAATCTTGCGCTCGGGACGCGAGGGCATTCCGGTATTTACAGGCAGTAATAAGCTCACGATCGAGGTGGCCAGTCGCTGGTATCAGCCGCTCCCGGGTCGTGGCGTCATGCAACGCTTGCAGAGAACCTCCGGTCGCGCGGCTTGGATCAGGCCGTGCTCATCCCGACCTCCGAAGTAGGCTCCATCGCCGCAGCCACACTACCGGATGACCTGGCCGCTCGTTTTCCCTCTTCGACTGCACGCCCAGATATCCTCCGAGTGTTTGCGGGCAAGGCACTTCTCAATGAGTTCGATGTGCCGGAGTCTCAG of the Longimicrobiales bacterium genome contains:
- a CDS encoding saccharopine dehydrogenase NADP-binding domain-containing protein, which codes for MKIVVLGGGRVGRAIVRDLAAEDDYEVLAVDLDPVRLEGMTEFGADGVVADLSDAETVSRAVQDADLVVGAVPGFLGYQTVERVLQEGRPIVDISMFPEDAFGLEQLAKDAGVPCLFDCGIAPGLSNMILGHTEAELDTTDSYMCFVGGLPKERTWPWEYKAPFSPADIIQEYVQPARMRQNGEDVTKPALSDVELVHVPGHGSLEAFNTNGLRSLLRTSKTPNMVEKTLRYPGHAVRIRILREAGFFSDKEIQAASGLVVPRDVTEALLFDAWTFAEGEEDMTVMRIVVEGTKDGSRVRHTWDLIDHYNVTTETMSIARTTGYTCTAIVRLIAGGLWTEPGLVPPEVVGANSDCFSAVRTHLKKRGVLVDSKTEELS